In uncultured Treponema sp., one genomic interval encodes:
- the ilvB gene encoding biosynthetic-type acetolactate synthase large subunit, translating to MIKATGSQIILKLLEMEGVKYVAGIPGGQILPLYDELNKSSIKHILVRHEQAAGFIAQGMSRSTGIPAVCMATSGPGAMNLLTAIADARCDSIPIVAITGQVNTSLIGTDAFQEADTFGLSFPITKHSMMVKSVSELLTAIPLAFEIASSGRPGPVLVDVPRDVQIGFAEFEEWPKIRSAEEVKKSVFARKFSTPEDKIPCVVEEMSQALLSAERPVLYIGGGCNSPVASFAIKTLLEYFDAAAVTSLMGIGSLPKSIKNNLGMVGMHGSYAANKAMHDADVVLAMGVRFDDRATGAIAKFCPEAKILHIDIDAAEINKILPSSCSLVCDVEAALPLLVSKIKESDDKKFAAQRKTWLESLCSVFEQTESFELGRGKKTDSVNPRKFINEIPLNAKKAGLSSNDIIVTTDVGQHQMWAAQYYPVEYPRQFLTSGSLGTMGFGLPAAIGAAIANPEKKIVCISGDGSILMNLQELATLSELNLNVTVIVLENGVLGMVHQQQEYLFEKNYSASEFIKNPDLLKIAEGFGIESIDANADSLWAEKAFSKGPRFVRLRIERDENVLPFVKAGSANIDAIRN from the coding sequence ATGATAAAAGCTACAGGTTCACAGATTATTTTAAAGCTTCTTGAAATGGAAGGCGTTAAGTATGTCGCTGGAATTCCAGGCGGTCAGATTCTTCCCTTGTACGATGAATTGAATAAATCTTCTATAAAGCATATTTTAGTGCGCCATGAGCAGGCGGCTGGCTTTATTGCTCAAGGAATGTCGCGTTCAACAGGAATTCCTGCTGTTTGCATGGCGACTTCCGGACCTGGCGCAATGAATCTTCTTACTGCCATTGCGGACGCAAGATGCGATTCAATTCCAATTGTAGCAATTACAGGTCAGGTTAATACATCTTTGATTGGAACGGATGCTTTTCAGGAAGCTGATACATTCGGGCTTTCTTTTCCTATTACAAAGCACAGCATGATGGTAAAGTCTGTTTCAGAACTTCTGACAGCAATTCCTCTTGCGTTTGAAATTGCTTCTAGCGGACGACCGGGACCTGTTCTTGTAGATGTTCCGCGCGATGTTCAGATTGGATTTGCAGAATTTGAGGAATGGCCTAAAATCCGCTCTGCTGAGGAAGTAAAGAAATCTGTTTTTGCAAGAAAGTTTTCTACTCCAGAAGACAAAATTCCTTGTGTTGTTGAAGAAATGTCGCAGGCTCTTTTGTCTGCTGAACGTCCAGTGCTTTATATTGGAGGCGGATGCAATTCACCTGTGGCTTCATTTGCTATAAAAACACTTCTTGAGTATTTTGACGCTGCGGCAGTAACAAGTCTTATGGGAATAGGCTCACTGCCTAAGAGCATAAAAAATAATCTTGGCATGGTCGGAATGCACGGCTCTTATGCGGCGAACAAGGCAATGCATGACGCTGATGTAGTTCTTGCAATGGGAGTGCGCTTTGACGACAGGGCAACAGGCGCGATTGCAAAATTCTGTCCGGAAGCAAAAATCCTACATATAGATATTGACGCTGCTGAAATAAACAAAATCCTTCCTTCAAGCTGTTCTTTAGTCTGCGATGTGGAAGCAGCTCTTCCTCTTCTTGTTTCAAAAATAAAAGAATCTGATGATAAAAAATTTGCCGCCCAAAGAAAGACTTGGCTGGAATCCCTTTGCTCTGTTTTTGAGCAGACAGAAAGCTTTGAGCTTGGCCGTGGAAAAAAAACAGATTCAGTAAATCCTCGTAAGTTTATAAATGAAATTCCTTTGAATGCAAAAAAAGCGGGGCTTTCTTCAAATGATATAATTGTTACAACAGATGTAGGACAGCACCAGATGTGGGCGGCTCAGTATTATCCTGTGGAATATCCTCGCCAGTTCTTAACAAGCGGCTCTTTGGGAACTATGGGCTTTGGTTTGCCTGCTGCCATTGGAGCTGCTATTGCAAATCCTGAAAAGAAGATTGTGTGTATTTCTGGAGACGGAAGCATTCTTATGAATCTTCAGGAACTTGCAACTTTGAGCGAGCTTAATTTAAATGTTACAGTTATTGTTCTTGAAAACGGTGTTCTTGGAATGGTTCATCAGCAGCAGGAATATCTTTTTGAAAAGAACTACAGTGCAAGTGAGTTTATAAAAAATCCTGATTTGCTGAAAATTGCAGAAGGATTTGGAATTGAATCTATTGATGCAAATGCAGACTCTTTATGGGCTGAAAAAGCATTTTCAAAAGGACCTAGATTTGTGAGACTTAGAATCGAAAGAGATGAAAATGTTCTTCCGTTTGTAAAGGCAGGAAGTGCCAATATTGACGCAATAAGAAACTAA
- a CDS encoding nitroreductase family protein — MDFIELSKKRYSVRKFSSQKVENEKLAKILEAGRLAPTAKNSQSHKIFIIKSKDALEKIYSATPMSYHAPIVLMVCYDKKISYKNTSDTHYPDYDGGEADAAIVTTAMMMEATELGLGTLWARGYDSQKIYDAFPQIKDLELVCLLDIGYPAEDSSPSERHFMRKELSETTVEL; from the coding sequence ATGGATTTCATTGAGCTTTCAAAAAAAAGGTATTCTGTAAGGAAATTTTCAAGCCAGAAGGTTGAAAATGAAAAACTTGCCAAAATCCTTGAGGCAGGGCGGCTAGCTCCAACAGCGAAAAACAGCCAGTCGCACAAAATATTCATCATAAAAAGCAAGGACGCACTAGAGAAAATTTATAGCGCAACTCCAATGTCTTATCATGCGCCTATTGTGCTTATGGTTTGCTATGACAAAAAAATAAGCTACAAGAACACTTCGGACACTCATTATCCAGACTATGACGGCGGAGAAGCTGACGCAGCCATAGTAACAACCGCAATGATGATGGAAGCCACAGAGCTGGGACTAGGAACTTTATGGGCAAGAGGATATGACAGCCAGAAAATCTATGACGCTTTTCCGCAGATAAAAGACCTTGAGCTTGTATGCCTGCTGGACATTGGCTATCCGGCGGAAGACTCTTCCCCAAGTGAAAGGCACTTTATGAGAAAAGAACTTTCAGAAACCACAGTAGAACTTTAA
- a CDS encoding DUF4912 domain-containing protein codes for MSTSQLIAFADKYGIDIPGDLDRRFIIGELLEAEEEFDSAEKKPEVQISDEDEPVPDTLPKTYNNTCIDAVIRNPAWLFVFWDIKESDISTLSQDFSFESAFLHISFFDSAESEKSDDSFDVKIPLEPNEQYIMIPGGKKFARIDLAASFSGKNAEILASTRMIEIPEESKKILEMQPGKKLDFPPLVQLSGIKKILHDNFLNHRQSFSN; via the coding sequence ATGTCAACATCACAGCTTATAGCCTTTGCTGATAAATATGGAATAGATATTCCAGGCGATCTTGACCGCCGTTTTATAATTGGAGAGCTTTTGGAGGCGGAAGAAGAGTTTGATTCGGCAGAAAAAAAGCCGGAAGTTCAAATTTCAGACGAAGACGAGCCAGTTCCAGACACGCTTCCAAAAACATACAACAATACTTGCATAGACGCAGTTATCAGAAATCCAGCATGGCTTTTTGTGTTCTGGGATATAAAAGAATCTGACATTTCCACGCTGTCGCAGGACTTTTCATTTGAAAGCGCGTTTCTCCATATTTCGTTTTTTGACTCTGCTGAATCAGAAAAATCAGACGATTCATTTGATGTAAAGATTCCGCTTGAGCCGAACGAGCAGTACATTATGATTCCCGGCGGAAAAAAGTTTGCAAGAATAGACTTAGCTGCTTCTTTCAGCGGAAAAAATGCAGAAATTCTTGCTTCAACAAGAATGATTGAAATTCCAGAGGAAAGCAAGAAAATCCTTGAAATGCAGCCGGGTAAAAAACTTGACTTTCCGCCGCTTGTTCAGCTTTCAGGAATAAAAAAGATTCTGCATGACAACTTTCTGAACCATAGACAGTCATTTTCAAACTAA